One Paraburkholderia agricolaris DNA segment encodes these proteins:
- a CDS encoding nucleobase:cation symporter-2 family protein, translated as MNTAIHPVDRILPKRQMITLGLQHMLVAYIGAIAVPLIVASALKMSPADTTVLISTALFCSGISTILQTVGVWKFGVRLPILQGVAFSSVGPVIAIGLSPGVGFAGVCGAVIGAGLFTMFAAPLVGRLRRFFPPVVTGCIVTVIGLQLFPVAYQWVGGGEAAQQQFGALPFLGVTFFVAIVILGINRFAGPFLRNLAVLIGLVAGAILACVLGMGNFSSVGAAPWFTLPMPFHFGTPVFSVVPVLTMIVVMVVQMVESMGLFVAIGDIVDKNVSEEDVVRGMRANGLASAIAGMFAAFPFIAFMENVGLVILTGVRSRWVVAISGLLMCAVALVPKIGAVVAATPAAALGGAGIAMFGVVVAAGVQTLAKVDFERNRYNVLIVGFTIAIALIPVMAPQVFKHMPDWTQPFLHSGVVLACLVSVVLNAVLNGAPEDEKIVETHNNLVRE; from the coding sequence ATGAACACCGCCATACATCCCGTCGATCGGATTCTGCCGAAGCGCCAGATGATCACGCTCGGTTTGCAGCACATGCTAGTGGCTTACATCGGCGCAATTGCCGTTCCGCTGATCGTCGCGTCGGCGCTGAAGATGTCCCCGGCCGACACCACCGTGCTCATCAGCACTGCGCTGTTTTGCTCGGGTATCTCGACGATCTTGCAAACCGTCGGCGTCTGGAAGTTTGGTGTGCGTCTGCCGATTCTGCAAGGCGTCGCGTTCAGCAGCGTCGGACCGGTCATCGCGATCGGCCTGAGCCCGGGTGTCGGCTTCGCCGGCGTGTGTGGCGCGGTAATTGGCGCGGGTCTCTTCACGATGTTCGCAGCACCCCTGGTTGGACGCTTGCGAAGATTCTTTCCACCGGTGGTGACCGGCTGCATCGTGACCGTGATTGGCTTGCAACTGTTCCCCGTTGCGTATCAATGGGTCGGCGGTGGCGAGGCGGCGCAGCAGCAGTTCGGTGCGTTGCCGTTCCTGGGCGTCACATTCTTCGTCGCGATCGTGATTCTTGGGATCAACCGCTTTGCCGGTCCGTTCCTGCGCAACCTGGCCGTACTGATCGGCTTGGTCGCGGGCGCCATCCTGGCGTGCGTGCTCGGCATGGGCAACTTCTCGAGCGTGGGCGCCGCGCCGTGGTTCACGCTGCCGATGCCGTTCCACTTCGGCACACCGGTGTTTTCGGTGGTGCCCGTGTTGACGATGATCGTCGTGATGGTGGTGCAGATGGTCGAATCGATGGGGCTGTTCGTCGCCATCGGTGACATCGTCGACAAGAACGTGAGCGAGGAAGACGTGGTGCGCGGCATGCGTGCGAATGGTCTGGCGAGCGCAATTGCGGGCATGTTCGCGGCGTTCCCCTTTATCGCCTTCATGGAAAACGTCGGCCTTGTGATCCTGACCGGTGTGCGCAGTCGCTGGGTTGTGGCGATCAGCGGCCTGCTGATGTGCGCGGTAGCACTGGTGCCGAAGATCGGCGCGGTGGTCGCCGCAACGCCCGCGGCGGCACTGGGCGGCGCCGGTATCGCGATGTTCGGCGTGGTGGTGGCAGCAGGCGTGCAAACGCTGGCGAAGGTGGACTTCGAACGCAATCGCTACAACGTGCTGATTGTCGGCTTCACGATCGCCATCGCGCTGATTCCGGTGATGGCGCCGCAAGTCTTCAAACACATGCCCGACTGGACACAGCCGTTCCTGCATAGCGGCGTGGTGCTGGCGTGTTTGGTGTCGGTCGTACTGAACGCGGTGCTGAACGGCGCGCCCGAAGACGAAAAGATCGTCGAGACCCACAACAACCTGGTGCGTGAATAA
- a CDS encoding CobW family GTP-binding protein, with product MNHIHTTHNEIEKIPVTVLTGFLGAGKTTLLNYILREKHGRKIAVIENEFGEIGIDGGLVLESTEEIYEMTNGCVCCVGAVREDLVRIVRMLVERPDRLDHIIVETSGLADPYPVAQTFFLDDPIAKQVTLDAVVTMVDAKHIAAHLDDLVLDGSDNQAVDQIVCADRIVINKVDLVTVDDIASLTQRIRGLNATAEIVESSYARIDLDKILGIGANEFSQILVEADGLHEEEHSHDHAHHHDEHDEHEAHHDQAHLDDDHTDHQHDESVSSVGIEVDADIDLNALQAWLTELRESDAANLFRMKGILAVQGQSHRYVLQGVHNVIELRAAQVWGTEPRSCRIVFIGRDLDRAALTDRFHACLAVPVAA from the coding sequence ATGAATCACATTCACACCACCCACAACGAAATCGAGAAAATCCCCGTCACGGTGCTGACCGGCTTTCTCGGCGCCGGCAAAACGACGCTGCTCAACTACATTCTTCGTGAGAAGCATGGCCGCAAGATCGCGGTGATCGAAAACGAGTTCGGCGAAATCGGTATCGACGGTGGTCTCGTACTCGAATCGACCGAAGAGATCTATGAGATGACCAACGGCTGCGTGTGCTGCGTCGGTGCAGTGCGCGAGGACCTGGTTCGGATCGTGCGTATGCTGGTGGAAAGGCCGGACCGGCTCGATCACATCATCGTTGAAACAAGTGGTCTGGCCGATCCGTATCCGGTCGCACAGACTTTCTTCCTCGACGATCCCATCGCGAAGCAGGTGACGCTGGATGCGGTCGTCACGATGGTGGATGCCAAACACATCGCCGCGCATCTGGACGATCTGGTGCTCGACGGCAGCGACAACCAGGCGGTCGATCAGATTGTTTGCGCGGACCGTATCGTGATCAACAAAGTCGATCTGGTGACGGTGGACGATATCGCTTCGCTGACGCAGCGCATTCGCGGCTTGAACGCCACGGCGGAGATCGTCGAATCGAGCTACGCCCGGATCGACCTCGACAAGATTCTCGGCATCGGCGCGAATGAGTTCTCACAGATTCTCGTGGAGGCAGACGGGCTGCATGAAGAAGAACACAGCCACGATCACGCGCATCACCACGACGAGCATGACGAACACGAAGCGCATCACGATCAGGCCCACCTCGACGACGACCACACCGACCATCAGCACGACGAAAGCGTCTCCTCGGTCGGCATCGAAGTCGACGCGGACATCGATCTCAACGCGCTGCAAGCCTGGCTCACCGAACTGCGCGAGTCCGACGCCGCCAATCTGTTCCGTATGAAAGGCATTCTCGCTGTGCAAGGCCAGTCGCACCGCTACGTGCTGCAAGGCGTGCACAACGTCATCGAGCTTCGCGCGGCACAAGTGTGGGGCACAGAACCACGCTCATGCCGCATTGTATTCATCGGACGCGATCTCGATCGCGCCGCGCTGACCGACCGCTTCCATGCCTGTCTTGCCGTGCCGGTTGCGGCCTGA
- a CDS encoding UbiX family flavin prenyltransferase: MTPRRLVVGISGASGFTYGVRLLQLLRELGIETHLTVSRSALLTMTHETDYKFAEVSALASFTYRCDDMAAAISSGSFRSLGMIVAPCSMKTLAEIANGMSSSLISRAADVTLKERRPLVLLARETPYTLAHLRNMIAVTEMGAIVAPPVPAFYARPVSLDQMIDHTLGRVLDLFGLEAGTVKRWREQDITTEVETQTHAPHIA; this comes from the coding sequence ATGACCCCGCGGCGACTCGTAGTCGGCATCAGCGGCGCGTCCGGTTTCACATACGGCGTGCGCCTGCTGCAACTGCTGCGTGAACTCGGCATCGAAACGCATCTGACCGTCTCGCGCAGCGCGCTGCTAACGATGACGCATGAAACCGACTACAAGTTCGCCGAAGTCAGCGCCCTCGCCAGCTTCACCTACCGCTGCGACGACATGGCCGCGGCGATTTCCAGCGGTTCGTTCCGCTCGCTGGGCATGATCGTCGCGCCTTGTTCGATGAAGACGCTGGCCGAAATTGCCAACGGCATGTCGTCGAGCCTGATCTCGCGCGCCGCCGACGTCACATTGAAAGAGCGCCGCCCTTTGGTGCTGCTGGCACGCGAAACGCCTTACACCTTGGCGCATCTGCGCAACATGATCGCCGTTACTGAAATGGGCGCGATCGTCGCGCCGCCTGTGCCGGCGTTTTACGCGCGCCCTGTTTCGCTCGACCAGATGATCGACCACACGCTGGGCCGCGTACTCGATCTGTTCGGTCTCGAAGCGGGCACCGTCAAACGCTGGCGGGAGCAGGACATAACAACCGAAGTAGAAACGCAAACACACGCACCGCATATCGCCTGA
- a CDS encoding UbiD family decarboxylase: MADNLFRATQDFHRFAQAYREQFPDDVLTIKQPLAADQDVTAIVAELAARGRHDMLICEKVDGIATPLVTNFFASRTRIGRLFDVDASGLFDAYQQRANAPIAPVYVPTGPILDQVIEGDAVDLAQLPMIRHFDTDRGPYITNAVIIAEDPVTGVANLSYHRSMRHARNALATSLHSRGHLWRMLQTAKARGDTLKVAMVIGAHPLFMLAAAARVPFGTDERTIAGGLFGAPLELVRTPRYGIGVPASAEFVLEGTIDPDAHAEEGPFGEFTGYSSDRSTNNVLRVDTMMRRNDAWLVDVVGGPYAEHLTLARLPREAEMSEKLKARFPSVTALHYPNSGTHFHCYVALNQTRDGEARQIMLALLGWDPYLKNVVAVDSDIDITNDSQVLWAIATHFQPHQDVFIVDGLPGSPLDPSSSAAGTTSRMGIDATRGSHFDGIRAKISERAAQHAVEILAHATAGAQK; the protein is encoded by the coding sequence ATGGCGGATAACCTCTTCCGCGCCACGCAGGATTTTCATCGCTTCGCACAAGCGTATCGCGAGCAGTTTCCCGACGACGTACTGACTATCAAGCAACCATTGGCGGCGGATCAGGACGTCACCGCTATCGTCGCTGAATTGGCCGCGCGCGGGCGGCACGACATGTTGATCTGTGAGAAAGTCGACGGTATCGCGACGCCGCTGGTCACCAACTTCTTCGCTTCACGCACACGCATTGGCCGTTTGTTCGACGTCGATGCGTCGGGCTTATTCGACGCGTACCAGCAGCGTGCGAACGCTCCTATCGCACCGGTTTATGTTCCGACCGGTCCCATTCTCGATCAGGTTATCGAAGGCGATGCCGTCGATCTCGCGCAACTGCCGATGATCCGCCACTTCGATACCGATCGTGGCCCATATATCACCAACGCGGTGATCATCGCCGAAGATCCGGTAACGGGCGTCGCGAACCTGAGCTATCACCGTTCGATGCGCCATGCCCGCAATGCGCTGGCAACAAGCCTGCATTCGCGCGGCCACCTCTGGCGCATGCTGCAAACCGCCAAAGCGCGCGGCGACACATTGAAAGTTGCGATGGTGATCGGCGCCCATCCGTTGTTCATGCTGGCCGCCGCGGCGCGCGTGCCTTTCGGCACGGATGAACGCACGATTGCAGGGGGATTGTTCGGTGCGCCGCTGGAACTGGTCCGCACGCCACGCTATGGAATCGGCGTTCCCGCTTCAGCCGAATTTGTTCTGGAAGGCACGATCGATCCCGACGCTCATGCGGAAGAAGGTCCGTTCGGCGAATTCACCGGCTATTCATCAGACCGCTCGACCAACAATGTGCTGCGCGTCGACACGATGATGCGGCGCAACGATGCATGGCTCGTCGATGTCGTAGGCGGCCCGTACGCCGAGCATCTGACGCTGGCCCGTTTGCCGCGCGAAGCGGAAATGAGCGAGAAACTGAAGGCGCGCTTTCCTTCGGTCACTGCGCTGCATTATCCAAACTCGGGCACGCATTTTCACTGCTATGTCGCGCTGAATCAGACGCGCGATGGCGAAGCACGCCAGATCATGCTCGCGTTGCTCGGCTGGGACCCGTATCTGAAGAATGTAGTGGCGGTGGATAGCGATATCGACATCACCAACGATTCTCAAGTGCTGTGGGCCATTGCCACACATTTCCAGCCGCATCAGGACGTGTTTATCGTCGACGGTCTGCCGGGCAGTCCGCTCGATCCGTCATCGTCCGCGGCGGGCACCACGTCGCGCATGGGTATCGACGCGACACGCGGCTCTCATTTCGACGGCATTCGCGCGAAGATCAGCGAGCGCGCCGCGCAACACGCGGTTGAGATTCTGGCCCATGCCACCGCCGGAGCCCAAAAATGA
- a CDS encoding amidohydrolase family protein, translated as MIIDTHLHPTNLVDEAWRHTGEPFTGERLLKMMDGPYIINGKPRRIDMGFIQPPPGNTGYRDGNRRGREGIRDYMSYIAELTQKYPDRFIGNFTYNPRWGPENGAAELEFHVKEYGFKMLKLHANMHGYRPDRALDWLRPAMKKCAELGVVVLIHTGDGPYTIPTQFYPIIREFPMVNFIIGHFGIQTGGNYSFEAFWMAMDTPNVYCESGWCYQSRIVEFARELPRNKIVFGTDSPPNEPGMWLRELEMLCGPAPQGMDLDEDGLEDYMGNNIARLVGIEPTKPPKDLAEAEKRLKATYVNDVTQPA; from the coding sequence ATGATCATCGATACCCATCTGCACCCGACCAATCTCGTCGACGAAGCGTGGCGCCATACCGGCGAGCCGTTCACCGGTGAACGCCTGCTGAAGATGATGGACGGTCCGTACATCATCAACGGTAAGCCCCGCCGTATCGACATGGGCTTCATTCAGCCGCCGCCCGGCAACACCGGCTATCGCGACGGCAATCGCCGCGGCCGTGAAGGCATTCGCGATTACATGTCGTATATCGCCGAGCTGACGCAGAAGTACCCCGATCGCTTTATCGGCAACTTCACGTACAACCCGCGTTGGGGTCCGGAAAACGGCGCGGCCGAACTCGAATTCCACGTGAAGGAGTACGGCTTCAAGATGCTCAAGCTGCACGCGAACATGCACGGCTATCGGCCGGATCGCGCGCTCGACTGGCTGCGTCCGGCAATGAAGAAGTGCGCGGAGCTTGGCGTGGTGGTGCTGATTCACACCGGCGACGGACCGTACACGATTCCGACGCAGTTCTATCCGATCATCCGCGAATTCCCGATGGTGAACTTCATCATCGGTCACTTCGGGATTCAAACGGGTGGCAATTACTCGTTCGAAGCCTTCTGGATGGCGATGGATACGCCGAACGTGTACTGCGAATCGGGTTGGTGCTATCAGTCGCGCATCGTCGAATTCGCTCGTGAACTGCCGCGCAACAAGATCGTGTTCGGCACCGATTCACCGCCGAACGAGCCGGGTATGTGGCTGCGCGAACTCGAAATGTTGTGCGGGCCTGCGCCGCAAGGCATGGATCTGGATGAGGACGGTCTCGAAGACTATATGGGCAACAACATCGCCCGTCTGGTCGGTATCGAGCCGACCAAGCCGCCGAAGGATCTGGCTGAAGCAGAGAAGCGTTTGAAAGCGACCTACGTGAATGACGTAACGCAGCCTGCTTAA